DNA sequence from the Oncorhynchus clarkii lewisi isolate Uvic-CL-2024 chromosome 24, UVic_Ocla_1.0, whole genome shotgun sequence genome:
ATAAAAATTATTATACATTTgcaatctaaaaacctgtttttgctttctcattatagggtattgtgtgcagatttgggggggggggggggggggttaatccattttagaataaggatgcaatgtaacaaaatgtggaaaaagtcaaggggtctgaatactttcccaatgcactgtacatgtagaCGGAAGTAACAGTTATGAGAGACTTCCTTCAAATTCCCACAGAGACACAGGAAGAATATTTCAGGAGGAACAAATAGCATCTTTACCACTAAACATTTCATGACCAGATGTCCTAGAGGAATAGCTAACACCGTCGGAGGACACGACAGGTAAGTGAGCGGCTGCATCGACAACGACTTTTGACAggaaagggttaaggtttggcatGGAGTCATCTCCAGCTTCAGCAGAGGTGAAAGGATCTAGGCaggcagaggagagaaagaaagacgagATACAAAAGAGAAGAACAGGAGGACATCAGAGTCAGacaacaggaagagagggagagcacgcagaacagaacatggtagaaGATAGTAGACAATAGAGTGGTCCTGTGGTGGTGGCTGTTTCTCCTACCTGCCCATGCGGTGGCCACAGGAAGCCCTGTAGAACTGGCCTGCATTGAAGGGTTAAACGTCTGCTGAATGTCAAACAGGTCACTCTCCATCTTCAGAGCactgaggagagaagacagcAGTGATGGGATACCTGAATCCACACTGGGACATGTAGCTAAACATCagcattaccagatacacacagaAGTATTGAGATAGAGGTTccccctaaccacagatctaaaATCAGAGCACtctaaatcctaaccttaaccactagggaaatatctgaccctgtatcagtggttagTAGCAATTTATACATAATCCACGCTGACCTCTGGTCAACCACATGAGTGAGTAAGCTTCACAGGTCGTAGGTGAACATTTACCCATTGGAGCAGCTGGGTGTGGAGAAAAGGTTGATGGCTGGGGCTGTGCTGATAGTGACCCCGGTGGTGGAGACAGGAGATGTGTCTGTGGTGGCAAAGGAAGGCCTCTTCGAGAGCTCCTTCAGCCTCTGTTCCTGGGTGGAAAGAGTCCAAGTCAAATACAGTAGGCGATGATTGTAGTTATGCATGTGGGCCATACTGGATCCACCAAACAAGGCTTTGAATTGTTCAAATCATTGCCTGCATACTGCAACATATCACTGTCCTTCACATGTAGATGGGACAGGCAACATGAAACCATGTCCATTCTAATCATATTGATGTTGTGATCCATGCGTCATGATGGCTGTACCTTCAGTGCTTTGAGACGAGCCTGTTCCTCCTCCAGAGCAGCCTGCTTCTCCCGCTCATCTACTTTAGTAAAAGACATCCCTGTACTGGCCAGCGAGGACACTGCATTGGATAGAGTACTGGCCCTGAAACAACAGTAAACACCTTTAGGCAGAATACTACAGCAACCCTGGCTGAAAACATCAATAACCATTACCATCAACAATAATTAAAGCAATCTTGGCTTAACAGCTTGTGCACAAAGCAAATCAGTTATTGTAGTGGCAGCCGCTTCTAGGCTACCTGCAGGGGGAATAGTGGACTCAGTGCCAAAGACACTCCAATGTGAGACATaggatatgtcccaaatggcgcttcctatgcactacttttgaccaatgtCCCTatgtagggcatagggtgccatttgggacgtagcccatCCTGTACATACCTGCTGGCAGCGGTGGAGTCTTTGACTTTCTTCCCCTCTAgtgaggccaggtgctgctcCAGAGCTTCCAGAAGGCTACTGGGAGCCTGTTGTAATGGAGAACAGCAGTTAGTAAAGGCCAAGGTTGGAAACATGCAGCTACACTGTACTATATGAACACAACCATCTAAGGCAGTGGTGGGCAACCTAGTTCatctaatgtactgtacatacactaGCTATATGACTAGAGTTTTTCCTAACAACTTTTTGGAAAACGTTCAGCTGGTCATGTTACGTGGTGAGAAAAACTCTGGTCCCTAACTATACTGACCCATATACCACTATACTGGATTCTagcactttaaaaaaatgttttaacctttatttaactaggcaagtcagttaagaacaaattcttatttataatgacggcctaccaaaaggcctcctgcggggacggggcctgggattaaaaataaatacaatataaatataggacagaaTACTTTACTGGGAAGTGTTTAGCTCCTCACTAAGGGACAAACACTAACCCGAGACACTACAGAAATACATTGATGGACAAGCAGAAACAAAGGACTGTGGGTAGCCCACCACCAGTCAATGGTTGTACGCGTTTCAGCTAAAAGCCCCATTGGATGAGTGATATTGAAatgtatgtggatgacacacaccACAGCACTTTCAACATCAAATAGTATGTGGTGTTGAATTTGCAATGCCTAAGCACACCTGGGCAGCCATGtgggatgggctatgtacatttCATGTGACAAAGAGACCTTTGTGTACAATTTGCTTCACTCCTATAAAACACAATGTCAATCAGACACAGAGTTAGAGTAGAGGCATGCAAAGACAACACCAAAGCAAGTCACAGACACAGAAGAAGAGTGAGATGAGAATACTTACACAAACTGTGAACTAAAGGTGGAAAGATAAGGGGAAATACAGAATATAAAGGTGGTGACGGTCAGAGATAGATAACTATAACGTACTTGAAGGGTATAACACTGTTACAGGTGCctcataaaaaaatgtattagggGACATAGCACACAATTAGTGCACTTGTACTTTCAAGGAAAAGTATGATCCTTGGTCGAGGAGGGATTTTCCTTGGAAATACTGTAATATAACCAGTGTCACTGCAAAGACTGACTATAGCACAACAGGGGTGGGGGGGCCATCTATTAAATTTGCTGTACAGTGTGAAATCAGAAGTACTGTAAGATACACAGTCAGTTTGGACTctttaacacctttatttactGTAGATAGAGCCTAATCAAGAGGAagaaaaatgagaagaaaaataagGTAACATGCACTGGAGGACTTCATGCACTGAGCAGTGCCTTATCTCTGGAAGACATTTGTGCAGGGTGGAGTAAATATAGTGCGTTGGAGCAACAGAGCTGATTAAATAAGAGAAGTTaatacagagacacatacaaagagaATAAAGAATGAAAGAAGAAAATAGGAAGTGACAGTGAGAAAtaagggagagaaagtgagagcgagaggagagagtagtaatCCAACTGTAGAGACAAATGGATAGAGTAAGTTTGGTGTGTAGGCTTTTTGTTCAGAGTGTGTCTAATAAGTTTTACCAGTAAATCCATCGTATTGCAAGGCTCATTTAGGGAGTTGAGTGTAAGGCCTTACCTGGGAAAGGTCTGGAATGTCTCCTCGATCAATCCCCACCTGCTGTCAAACGAGAATATGTGCAAACTTATAGTGGTGCCtctaaattaaaaaatatatattttctaccACTACTTAATTTCTGCCACCACAATTTTCTcacaaaaatgtaaatatatctgAGGATGTTCCCTTCAATTAATGTATTGAATGAATGAATAGCATCAAACTCAAAGCAGGTGAAGAAGAAATCACCTCTGCCACTTTAAGGAACTCTGAGATTCGGGTCATTCGGGTCAGGAACTTCTTGTAGATATCCAGGCCCTCTTTACACTGGGTTTTCTTCATGTCAAAGTACTTCTctgtggtaaaataaaaaatagcagGCATTTACTCTGAAAGTCTGTAGACACACTAGGGATAAACTCTGTAGAGAATCTAGTCTCCATTAGTAAAATGTAGTACTGTACATATCAAAAGATCTACAGTACAAGGATCTACAAGGCATCTCCAGACTAAACATTTTTAAAGGGTATTGATTAGAAACTAGTGAAGAAAATACAGTTGGAGTTGAGGTTTTACCCAGCAGGTTGATGATGCCTTCGTTATATGCAGCAAAAAGCCTAATGGAATCTTTGAAGAGGAGCATGAACCCTGCATTTATCACTCCGTTTGTGAGCTCATTGGCATTAACCTGAAGAAGACACATCATTCAGTTTCACATAAGCCATAAGTTGCCCTTTTAACACACAATAATGACTTTGGCTTCGCTGACAAACAATTAAAGAGCAGGTCAGTGTGGAGGAATGTGTCCATCTCTGGTTTCAGCCTGTATCTATCTCTGGTTTCAGCACTGTCCATTCAGTAATCAGTATGCCTGACAATCTGTTAGCCCCAGGAACCTTCTCATATTACAGTACATATTACAGGACCTGAGCAGCACAGTTCTGGGGAGGTTGACCTCAGACTCACATTGAAGTCGAGGAGGGCGTCCATCTGGTTTTGTATGATAGGGATGGTCTTCAGTAGCTTCTCTGTATTCATGGTCCTCATCACCCCATCCACcctgttgagatgtgtgtgtagtgttagaTAGGTGTTAGAAGCacaaaggacagagagggagggaatcaGTGAGAATAGCCGCAGCCAGTCAATTTCTACTGCATGTTAACAAATCGTTCCCAGAGTTACAGAAATACCCCTGTGATTACTTCATGGGATATAAAAAGCATTGAACAATTTTGAAAAAAATGACATTCTGTCATTAAAAGTGACAGGAATCTTGTTCTCTTCTAAACTAAATATTTGAGCTGTCAtaaatattgtaattatttttacaCCTGTGGGCGACTCTGCAAGGAGAAAGTGTTTATTGTAAGAAATTATTTGAGCCTTTATAACTTCATAGACATACATTCACGTAAGGAGAGGGTCAGTCAAAAACAAAACATACCACTTTCTTTTGTTGATATGTTGGGAATTTCTTACCCTCGCTTTACTTTAGTGAAGTCAAATGCAACCTGTCTGTATGACACAGCCTTCTCATTCAGATATCGACTGTACCTCCGGATAAATGTGGACATATCGtagcctgggagagagagacctgagaaGTGATATAAATCTTACATTTGTCATGAAAACCTACATGAGAATCATGCTATAGTCGTTCATAAGTTATATTGTTTCAGCTTATAAGTATTTGTCACTAACAGTTAAGGATGATCTTGAAAACAGCAGTACTCATACTTTACCTTGTAAACCACTTTTGTCCAAAAAATTACTGAGGTTGAATAATGTGTTCCTTGAAGCCAAGTACTGGACAAAACGCTGTATCAAAGAAAAAGAGGGATATCAACACGTGTTCTTAATTTCCATTGATCTACAGAAATAGAATAGGACCGGCACACCAGAGTAATTTCCAGATTTATATAAAAATATTGATTATGATATAAACCTAGAAATTCCATGGTTAGCAATTGATTGTCTTAATGTCTGAACTGAAAACTTCAACACTATAGCATTGCtattatataaataatatatattacaGACAATAATGTAATGAGTGGTGAATGTAGCCATAGACAAGACTGTAGAGAGTGGTGATTGTAAGCTCGGCTCACCTCATTACCGTAGACCATGAGGTGGTGTGTGGCGATGAGCGACTTGAAGACCACCACCCAGCTTGTGCTGGTGGTCCTTTCAAACAGTGAGTCAGCCAGCTGGGGAATGTTCACGTTCATCTCATTGGTGCAATGGATCAGGTCTAaagacgagacagacagacagacagacagagacatgttaGCGATCGCTCGATGTCTACGAAGACCATGGATAATTGATGTCAGGTAGTAACAGTATTGGCCAGTAGAGGTTAAAACAACTTTGGATACAAGGCATTTCCCCTATGGGGAGTTGAATTTTGGGTTCAAGTCAGTTAATAGTCTatgaaaaacattgtttttaaatctGTGCAAACAGACACGGGCACTTTCCCCTTAACTGCAATCTCATTCAATTAGCTTTAATTCAAGGTCTGGCTAATTGCTTAACTATACTCAAGACACTTAATTACTATGCTACGGTACTACAGGCTGCCTCTCTCTTAAATTTTTTTGCCATGGCAATTCCTCAAGAGGGTCTACTGAAGTTCAATAGATGAAGGCCTGATGAATATGTCACCATCTTTAAATCGAACAATATATTTTTGGTCAAATATCTTAAGTACTAGTAGCTCCTTCCGCCACCAGTTCTCTCCACTCGTCTATAGCCTCAGTTGGCCTAAAGCTCTACTCTAATAAGGCCCATGAACCAGTACAAGTCAGCTACTAGGCTAAGTTCCTTTTAAGCTTATTTTCTCTTCACAATATAACATTTTTTAAGAAGAAAATAGATCCTAAACCATTTGTGTAAGTTTGCTATTTGAGGCCTGGGTCTTTTCTTGGGCACACAGACACGACAATCTTATCAGCTCTGGATAAGGAAACTAAAATTTTGTggaaaaagatcagggtgccttgtgaggatcaggcgacgagaggctaatctgcctttgccttccgtcctgccagctaacgttcaatcgctagaaaataaatgggactaactgaaagcacgtatatcctaccaacgggacattaaaaactgtaatatcttatgtttcactgattcgtggctgaacgacgacattaagaacatggctggctggttatacactccatcggcaggatagaacagcagcctctggtaagacacggggcgggggcctatgcatgtgtgtaaacaacagctggtgcacgatatctaaggaagtctcaaggttttgctcacctgaggtagagtatctcatgataagctgtagaccacactatctacctagagtttccatctgtatttttcatagctgtctacataccaccacagaccgatgctggcactaaaatcGCACTCAGTGAGCTGTatactgccataagcaaacaggaaaacgctcatccagaggcagcgctcctagtagtcagggactttaatgcagggaaacttaaatcagttttacctcatttctgtCAGCATGtttgcaaccagaggaaaaaaattctagaccacctttgatccacacacagagacgtgtacaaagctctcccttgccctccatttggggaatctgaccataattctatcctcctgattcctgcttacaagctaaaattaaagcaggaagcaccagtgacttggtctataaaaaagtggtctgatgaagcagatgctaaactacaggactgttttgctagcagactggaatatgttctgggattcttccaatggcattgaggagtacaccacataagacaatggctttatcaataagtgcatcgaggacgtcgtccccacagtgactgtacgttcatactagaggtcgaccgattaattgaaATGGCATAATAataaagttttcataacaattggatatcggtatttttggacaccgattttgccgatttttttacacctttatttatcctttatttaactaggcaagtcagttaagaacacattcttatttttaatgacggcctaggaacggtgggttaactgccttgttcaggggcagaatgacagatttttaccttgtcagctcggggattcaatcttgcaacctcacagttaactagtccaacgctctaaccacctgattacattgcactccacgagcaGACTGCCTGTtaagcgaatgcagtaagaaggtaagttgctagctagcattaaacttatctgataaaaaacaatcaatcataatcactagttaactacacatggttgatgatattactagcgTGTCCTGGGTTGCATATAATCCATTCAGTGCGTATTCGCGGAAAAAGAATggtcttgctccaatgtgtacttaacAATAAAcaacaatgcctttcttaaaatcaatacacagaagtatatatttttaaacctgcatattttgctaaaagaaatccaggttagtgtatattaaccaggtgaaattgtgtcacttctcttgcgttcattcaACGCAGAGTCACTGTATATGCAACTgtttgggctgcctaatttgccataattttacgtaattatgacattacattgaaggttgtgcaatgtaacagcaatatttagacttatggatgccacccgttagataaaatacggaacggttccgtatttcactgaaagaatcaACGTCTTGTTATCGAGATGATAGTTtacggattcgaccatattaatgacctatttctgtgtgttatgttataattaagtctatgatttgatagagcagtctgactgagcgatggtaggcaccagcagactcataagcattcattcaaacagcactttcgtgcgttttgtcagcagctcgtcgctgtgcttcaagcattgagctgtttatgacttcaagcctatcaactcccaagattaggctggtgtaacccatgtgaaatggctagctagttagcgtggtgcgcgctaatagcgtttcaaatgtcactcgctctgggacttggagtggttgttccccttgctctgcatgggtaacgatgcttcgagggtagctgttgtcgatgtgttcctggttcgagcccaggtaggggcgaggaaagggacggaagctatactgttatactggcaattctaaagtgcctataagaacatccaatagtcaaaggtatatgaaatacaaatcgtatagagagaaattgtcctataattcctataataactacaacctaaaacttcttacctgggattattgaagactcctgttaaaaggaaccaccagctttcatatgttctcatgttctgagcaaggaacttaaacgttagcttttttacatggcacatattgcacttttactttcttctccaacactttgttttttcattatttaaaccaaattgaacatgtttcattttatttgaggctaaattgattttattgatgtattaagttaaaataagtgttcattcagtattgttgtaattgtcattattacaaatacatttttaaatgtataaatcggtatcggcgttgaacaATCAtactcggtcgacctctaatatacagtaccccgctattgttatttacagctgctctttatttatttgttacttttatctctgactttttttggggggggggggtattttctaaaaactgcattgttggttaagggctcgtaagtaataatttcactgtaaggtctacacgtgacaaataacataaATGATAACATAAAtctatcaaccagctaattattagaatcaggtgcactaaattagggttggagtgaaaacctacaggacagtagttctccaggGTTGGAGCCCTGATGTAGAGAATGGGGGATGCCAGTCAAACCTGTGCTTACCCATTTTCATTCAGAGTCAGACTGAGTGATGAACAGATCGTCAGTCTAACAACCAGGCCTGGCTTTCTGGCCTATATTCTCATGTTTTCAGGAGTCTAAGTAGGACAGTATAACCTTCCAGGGCAGCAGTTAGCATGGCTAGCTGATTATTCAGTGAAGACTGGGAGGGGCAACTTTCCCTCATACTGTTAGGTCAAGACTCCTGTACCGCAGGAGAGTACTGTAGGCCTAAACTCAACTAATAGGTGTGAAACAACAGGCTGGCTGAATTAATTCACAACTTTAGCATAGATAGTCCATAGGATTAAAAAGTGATTAAAAGTGGACACTTTCAGATTAAGTGACCAGTGATCACCTTGGTTTCACAGTTTTCCAGTCGTTCCAAAGGCCAATGTCTCCCAAAATAATTtaggaaaataaataaagtatGTAGCTAGCCTACTACATGCTTCAGTAGGGGTCTGAACCAGCAACCTCCATATCATTGTACCTGTGCGTCATGCAATATGCTCCCATAATCACGATGAAAATGACATTTGAACGGTAACCTATTATGCATAACCTGCTTGCAGAACTATAACATGCTTGAAATTTAAACACATATACTGAAtaatgttagtgagcatttatccattgccaagataatccatctacctgacaggtgtggcatattaagaagctgattaaaccgcattatcattacacaggtgcaccttgtgctgggggcaaaaaaaggccactttaaaatgtgcagttctgttacaacacaatgccacagatgtcttaaatTGAGGAAGCATgcaaattggcatgctgactgcaggaatgtccaacagagctgttgccaaatagcTCTGCTGTTGCATTTatccattgccaagataatccatctacctgacaggtgtggcatattaagaagctgattaaaccgcattatcattacacaggtacaccttgtgctgggggcaaaaaaaaggccactttaaaatgtgcagttctgttacaacacaatgccacagatgtcttaaatTGAGGAAGCATgcaaattggcatgctgactgcaggaatgtccaacagagctgttgccaaatagcTCTGCTGTTGCATTTatccattgccaagataatccatctacctgacaggtgtggcatattaagaagctgattaaaccgcattatcattacacaggtacaccttgtgctgggggcaaaaaaaaggccactttaaaatgtgcagttctgttacaacacaatgccacagatgtcttaaatTGAGGAAGCATgcaaattggcatgctgactgcaggaatgtccaacagagctgttgccaaataatgtaatgttcatttctctaccataacccgccttcaatgtcgttttagagaatttggcagtatgtccaaccggcctcacaaccgcaagggtgcgttctgagccctctcctgtactccctgttcacccacgactgtgtggccacgcacgcctccaactcaatcatcaagtttgcggacgacacaacagtggtaggcttgaataccaacaacgacgagacggcctacaaggaggaggtgagggccctcggagtgtggtgtcaggaaaataacctcacactcaacgtcaacaaaactaaggagatgattgtggacttcaggaaacagcagagggaacacccccctatccacatcgatggaacagtagtggagagggtagtaagttttaagttcctttaaGTTCCTTAAGTTTTAAGTtccagcttctatctcaaggccatcagactgttaaacagccaccactaacattgagtggctgctgccaacacactgactcaactccagccactttaataatgggaattgatgggaaatgatgtaaaatatatcactagccactttaaacaatgctacctaatataatgtttacataccctacattattcatctcatatgtatacgtatatacactgtactctatatcatctactgcatctttatgtaatacatgtatcactagccactttaactatgccactttgattacatactcatctcatatgtatatactgtactcaataccatctactgtatcttgcctatgcagctctgtaccatcactcattcatatatctttatgtacatattctttatccccttacacttgtgtctataaggtagtagttttggaattgttagctagattacttgatggttattactgcattgtcggaactagaagcacaagcatttcgctacactcgcattaacatctgctaaccatgtgtatgtgacaaataaaatttgatttggggAAAAAAGATCACGTTTAACCAAACCAGCCCACGaactccacatccagcttcttcacctgccggatcgtctgagaccagccacccagacggctgatgaaactgaggagtatttctggcTGTAATAAAGCCTTGAgaggaaaaactaattctgattctttGGGATTTGCTCCCCAATGAGTGGGCCTGGCCCCCAGGTGGGTGGGCCTATTCCCTTCCAGACCCACACATGGTTGCACCCCTGCCCaataatgtgaaatccatagataagggcctaacacatttatttcatttgactgatttcctaaaattaactaactcagtaaaatcattgaaattttgttgcgttcatatttttgttcagtatataattaaatgtattaaaatgaGAGTGAATTAAATGGAGAGGTCCTTAGTTGCATTCACTGTTACTTTTGCATCTTTGTGACGAATAGCGTTTCTGAAGATGGTCACACAGATTTAAAAAATTGACGCTGCCATCAAggatctttttttttaaacatacagtgccttcggaaaatattcagaccccattactttttccacattctgttaccttacagccttattctaaaatgaattacattgtcattatggggtattgtgtgtacattgagggggggggggggacgaagCTAAAAAAATATAATCttacaaataaaaactgaaatattacataagtattcagaccctttactcagtactttgttgaaggacctttggcagcaattacagcagagtcttcttgggtatgacgctacaagcttggcacacctgtatttggggagtttctcccattcttctctgcatatcctcaagcttggtcaggttggatggagagcgttgctgcacagctattttcaggtctctccagagatattcgatcgggttcaagtccgggctctggctgggccacttacgggcattcagagacttgtaccgaagccactcctgtgttgtcctgttgtAAGTTGAACCTTTGCCACGgtcagaggtcctgagcaggttttcatcaaggatctctctgtactttgctccgttcatctttgccttgatacTGACTAATTTCCccgtccctgccgctgaaaaacatcccaacagcatgatgctgccaccaccatgcttcaccggagggatggtgccaggtttcctccagacgtgaagcttggcattcaggccagagatttcaatcttggtttctcatggtctgagagtcttttcggtgccttttggctaacttcaagcgggctgtcatgtgccttttgaaGAGgcatggcttccgtctggccactctaccataaaggcctgattgatggagtgctgcaaagaaggttgtccttctggaatgttctcccatctccataaaGGAAccttagagctctgtcagtgaccatcggattcaaataaaaaaatcaaaacaaaatcaaatgtatttgtcacatacagtacacatggttagcagatgttaatgcgagtgtagcgaaatgcttgtgcttctagtgtagagggataaagaatatgtaaagaatatgtacacaaagatatatgaatgagtttcttggtcaccttcctgaccaaggcccttccaaTTACTCAATTTGGCTGGgcagccaactctaggaagagtcttgatggttccaaacttcttccatttaagaatgatggaggcaactgtgttcttggggaccttcaatgctgcagaaatattt
Encoded proteins:
- the LOC139382402 gene encoding phosphatidylinositol-binding clathrin assembly protein-like isoform X6, which translates into the protein MSGQSITDRITAAQHSVTGSAVSKTVCKATTHEIMGPKKKHLDYLIHCTNEMNVNIPQLADSLFERTTSTSWVVVFKSLIATHHLMVYGNERFVQYLASRNTLFNLSNFLDKSGLQGLSLPGYDMSTFIRRYSRYLNEKAVSYRQVAFDFTKVKRGVDGVMRTMNTEKLLKTIPIIQNQMDALLDFNVNANELTNGVINAGFMLLFKDSIRLFAAYNEGIINLLEKYFDMKKTQCKEGLDIYKKFLTRMTRISEFLKVAEQVGIDRGDIPDLSQAPSSLLEALEQHLASLEGKKVKDSTAASRASTLSNAVSSLASTGMSFTKVDEREKQAALEEEQARLKALKEQRLKELSKRPSFATTDTSPVSTTGVTISTAPAINLFSTPSCSNGALKMESDLFDIQQTFNPSMQASSTGLPVATAWADPFTSAEAGDDSMPNLNPFLSKVVVDAAAHLPVVSSDGVSYSSRTSGHEMFSDRYNPFTDTNSSVSTNYKRTVRIEHSISDSFCGGPVAMAQHLPHQAPYLTEPSAVTGQFRGYSTATQAPPPGALQVDFESVFGAKASGANNMESDDILKPTMVGSNQALCSINQLSDKLVGDDLDSSLANLVGNLGIGNGTTKNDIHWSQPGEKRLTGGSNWQPKAAPNTTWNPVSMTPPVMAYPATTPTGMMGGYGMPPQQLGSMGMMNQPNMMYNQAVMRPPNPFSSVSSAQMQFM
- the LOC139382402 gene encoding phosphatidylinositol-binding clathrin assembly protein-like isoform X1 produces the protein MSGQSITDRITAAQHSVTGSAVSKTVCKATTHEIMGPKKKHLDYLIHCTNEMNVNIPQLADSLFERTTSTSWVVVFKSLIATHHLMVYGNERFVQYLASRNTLFNLSNFLDKSGLQGLSLPGYDMSTFIRRYSRYLNEKAVSYRQVAFDFTKVKRGVDGVMRTMNTEKLLKTIPIIQNQMDALLDFNVNANELTNGVINAGFMLLFKDSIRLFAAYNEGIINLLEKYFDMKKTQCKEGLDIYKKFLTRMTRISEFLKVAEQVGIDRGDIPDLSQAPSSLLEALEQHLASLEGKKVKDSTAASRASTLSNAVSSLASTGMSFTKVDEREKQAALEEEQARLKALKEQRLKELSKRPSFATTDTSPVSTTGVTISTAPAINLFSTPSCSNGALKMESDLFDIQQTFNPSMQASSTGLPVATAWADPFTSAEAGDDSMPNLNPFLSKVVVDAAAHLPVVSSDGVSYSSRTSGHEMFSDRYNPFTDTNSSVSTNYKRTVRIEHSISDSFCGGPVAMAQHLPHQAPYLTEPSAVTGQFRGYSTATQAPPPGALQVDFESVFGAKASGANNMESDDILKPTMVGSNQALCSINQLSDKLVGDDLDSSLANLVGNLGIGNGTTKNDIHWSQPGEKRLTGGSNWQPKAAPNTTWNPVSMTPPVMAYPATTPTGMMGGYGMPPQQLGSMGMMNQPNMMYNQAVMRPPNPFSSVSSAQPSAASSPSSQSPLRAPGQDPFAQLSLKDFL
- the LOC139382402 gene encoding phosphatidylinositol-binding clathrin assembly protein-like isoform X5, with the translated sequence MSGQSITDRITAAQHSVTGSAVSKTVCKATTHEIMGPKKKHLDYLIHCTNEMNVNIPQLADSLFERTTSTSWVVVFKSLIATHHLMVYGNERFVQYLASRNTLFNLSNFLDKSGLQGYDMSTFIRRYSRYLNEKAVSYRQVAFDFTKVKRGVDGVMRTMNTEKLLKTIPIIQNQMDALLDFNVNANELTNGVINAGFMLLFKDSIRLFAAYNEGIINLLEKYFDMKKTQCKEGLDIYKKFLTRMTRISEFLKVAEQVGIDRGDIPDLSQAPSSLLEALEQHLASLEGKKVKDSTAASRASTLSNAVSSLASTGMSFTKVDEREKQAALEEEQARLKALKRLKELSKRPSFATTDTSPVSTTGVTISTAPAINLFSTPSCSNGALKMESDLFDIQQTFNPSMQASSTGLPVATAWADPFTSAEAGDDSMPNLNPFLSKVVVDAAAHLPVVSSDGVSYSSRTSGHEMFSDRYNPFTDTNSSVSTNYKRTVRIEHSISDSFCGGPVAMAQHLPHQAPYLTEPSAVTGQFRGYSTATQAPPPGALQVDFESVFGAKASGANNMESDDILKPTMVGSNQALCSINQLSDKLVGDDLDSSLANLVGNLGIGNGTTKNDIHWSQPGEKRLTGGSNWQPKAAPNTTWNPVSMTPPVMAYPATTPTGMMGGYGMPPQQLGSMGMMNQPNMMYNQAVMRPPNPFSSVSSAQPSAASSPSSQSPLRAPGQDPFAQLSLKDFL